In a genomic window of Vulpes lagopus strain Blue_001 chromosome 13, ASM1834538v1, whole genome shotgun sequence:
- the LOC121475092 gene encoding olfactory receptor 2T8-like — MMKTLSTISAFAVVFLYEIMKIGNSTSDFILLGLFNYTEAHLFLFVMILTIAFSSLVGNALMILLIHQDFQLHTPMYFLLSQLSLMDMMLISTIVPKMAADYLSGKKSISPAGCGLQIFVFLTLAGGECFLLAAMSYDRYVAVCHPLRYPTLMSWQLCLRMTMGSWFLGAADGLMQAAATLSFPFCGAHEINHFFCEAPTLVRLACADTFVFEYVMYICCVLMLLVPFSLILISYSLILAAVLQMRSREARRKAFATCSSHLTVVGLFYGAAIFIYMRPKSYRSANHDKVVSAFYTIFTPVLNPIIYSLRNSEVKGALRKCMGQCATINHE, encoded by the coding sequence atgatgaaaactCTGTCAACTATTTCTGCATTTGCAGTGGTATTCCTTTATGAAATCATGAAAATTGGGAACTCCACCTCAGATTTCATTCTCCTGGGACTCTTTAACTACACAGAAGCCCACCTGTTTCTCTTTGTGATGATTCTGACAATTGCCTTCAGCTCCCTGGTGGGCAATGCCCTCATGATTCTCCTGATTCACCAAGATTTCCAGCTCCACACACCCATGTACTTCCTACTGAGCCAACTCTCCCTCATGGACATGATGCTGATCTCCACCATTGTGCCCAAAATGGCAGCTGACTACTTGAGTGGCAAGAAGTCCATCTCCCCTGCTGGCTGTGGGTTGCAGATATTTGTCTTCCTTACTTTGGCAGGGGGCGAGTGCTTCCTCTTAGCAGCCATgtcctatgaccgctatgtggctGTTTGCCACCCACTGAGGTACCCCACTCTCATGAGCTGGCAATTATGCCTGAGAATGACCATGGGGTCCTGGTTCTTGGGGGCAGCTGATGGGCTCATGCAGGCTGCTGCCACCCTGAGTTTTCCATTCTGTGGTGCACATGAGATCAATCATTTCTTCTGTGAGGCCCCCACTCTGGTGCGTTTGGCTTGTGCTGACACGTTTGTTTTTGAGTATGTCATGTATATCTGCTGTGTATTAATGCTGTTGGTTCCATTTTCTCTCATCCTGATTTCCTACAGTCTCATCCTTGCTGCGGTTCTCCAGATGCGTTCTAGAGAAGCCCGCAGGAAGGCTTTTGCCACCTGCTCCTCACATCTGACTGTGGTGGGACTCTTTTATGGAGcagctatttttatttacatgagacCCAAATCCTACAGGTCAGCTAACCATGATAAAGTGGTGTCAGCCTTCTATACTATCTTCACACCAGTGCTGAACCCCATTATCTACAGTCTTAGAAACAGTGAAGTCAAAGGAGCCCTGAGAAAGTGTATGGGTCAATGTGCTACCATAAATCATGAGTAA